In a genomic window of Acidilobus saccharovorans 345-15:
- the hemB gene encoding porphobilinogen synthase, producing MTGFPRIRPRRLRSSSALRSLIAEVDLSPSRFIMPLFVDENLKSPIPTPGLEGYTTYPPDSKELINLVNAAMEVGVKSFLIFGVPSTKDEVGSRAFAEDGPVQRALRTIRSEVGWEPVLMTDLCICEYTSHGHCGIPVNSRRGTVIDNDSTLKVYQKIAVSQAQAGADFIAPSGMMDGQVRAIREALDTAGFTDVGIMAYSAKYASSMYGPFREAVDSAPRFGDRKSYQMDPRNAREAIKEVRLDLEEGADIVMVKPALMYLDVISLVKRTYPDVPLAAYNVSGEYAMIKAAARQGLIDGVAAMMEALYAIRRAGADMIITYFALDAARAIASGKSPF from the coding sequence TTGACCGGCTTCCCAAGGATAAGGCCGAGGAGGCTGAGGTCCTCCAGCGCCCTCAGGTCGCTAATAGCTGAGGTTGACCTCTCGCCCTCTAGGTTCATAATGCCGCTCTTCGTGGACGAGAACCTGAAGTCGCCGATTCCAACGCCCGGCCTTGAAGGCTACACCACGTACCCGCCTGACTCAAAAGAACTCATAAACCTGGTCAATGCCGCCATGGAGGTCGGCGTAAAGTCGTTCCTGATCTTCGGGGTCCCGTCCACCAAGGACGAGGTGGGCTCAAGGGCCTTCGCTGAGGATGGCCCTGTGCAGAGGGCCCTAAGGACCATAAGGTCCGAGGTGGGCTGGGAGCCCGTGCTCATGACGGACCTCTGCATATGCGAGTACACCTCGCACGGGCACTGCGGAATCCCAGTGAACTCGAGGAGGGGCACAGTAATTGACAATGACTCAACCCTTAAGGTCTACCAGAAGATAGCCGTGTCGCAGGCGCAGGCAGGGGCTGACTTCATAGCCCCCTCAGGCATGATGGACGGCCAGGTCAGGGCCATAAGGGAGGCCCTTGACACCGCGGGCTTCACTGACGTGGGCATAATGGCCTACTCGGCCAAGTACGCGAGCTCCATGTACGGCCCCTTCAGGGAGGCCGTGGACTCGGCCCCGAGGTTCGGCGACAGGAAGAGCTACCAGATGGACCCGCGCAACGCCAGGGAGGCCATAAAGGAGGTCAGGCTGGACCTTGAGGAGGGGGCCGACATAGTTATGGTCAAGCCGGCCCTCATGTACCTCGACGTCATAAGCCTCGTCAAGAGGACCTACCCAGACGTGCCCCTGGCGGCGTATAACGTCAGCGGCGAGTACGCCATGATAAAGGCGGCTGCGAGGCAGGGCCTCATAGACGGCGTTGCTGCCATGATGGAGGCGCTCTACGCCATAAGGAGGGCGGGGGCCGACATGATAATAACTTACTTCGCCCTTGACGCCGCCAGGGCCATAGCCTCTGGCAAGTCCCCCTTCTGA